Genomic window (Culex pipiens pallens isolate TS chromosome 3, TS_CPP_V2, whole genome shotgun sequence):
ACTACGTGAACTACCAACACCAACAACACCCAAAAGAAAACAACTGGATCCAACAGGACATCATGCGTAGTAAACACTTCTTGAGAGAGAACGATCAGCTGTACGTGACAAGGGCAGACAAAGGGAATAAGGTGGTTGTCATCGGAGCAGAAGAGTATCGACGTAAGATGAGAGAACTTGTAAACGACACAACCACGTACAGACAGCTTGAAGGGGATCCCACTCACACCATCTTGAGTGACCTAAACACTCTTGTCAAGCAATGGTGGACAGATAAACAAATCAGTGGCCCCAAGAAACGAGAGCTGCTTCTGTTCCACTGCAACCCCCCGCGGATCTACGGCCTCCCCAAGATCCACAAACCGAACAGACCACTCCGCCCGGTCGTGTCGACGATTGGGACAGCCACGTACAAAATGGCCAAGTTCCTCGCGGGCATACTGGGTCATCTGGTGGGGAAGACCAACAGTCACGTAAGGAGCAGTTTCACCTTCGCTGAAGAGATCAGTAAGGTGGAAGTACCTGATGGTTGCGTGATGTACTCGCTGGATGTAGTCTCGTTGTACACTAACATCCCAGTGGACAAGATCTACAGGTGTATCAAGGCAAGATATGGGGAACTTGCCAGGTACACCTCTATCCCGTGGCCAAGCTTCAAAAAAGCACTAAAAATTGTACTAGAAAACGCCTTTTTCCAGTACGAAGGTAAAATTTACGGCCAAACCTTCGGCGTCCCGATGGGGTCTCCTCTCTCTTCGGTAGTCTCCGACATTGTGATGGAAAAGCTCGAAcgaaaaaacatcaacaaactGCAGCAGAAAAACATCACTCTCCATGTGTACAAACGCTACGTCGACGACTGCTTTGTGGTAGGAAGAGAAGAAGACATCACCACCGTTGTTGATACCTTCAACTCAACGTACGAAAGCCTGCAGTTTACGTTGGAGAGAGAGAAAGACGCCTCCATTAGGTTCCTCGATCTCACGTTGACCAGAGCAGGACGAAAGATCGAGAAGAAGTGGTACCCCAAACAAGAGAACGGTCGCTACCTGGACTACCTCTCGGAGAGCCCAAGGTGTCACAAACGTAACACTGCTATCGCTCTGGTTGACCGGGCACTTATGCTAACCGATCCGGACAAGCGACCAGAGAGCATACGCATAGTAAAGAACATCCTACTGACCAACAACTACCCAGCTTGGTTCATCTCGCGCACTCTCAAGGAGAGGGTGCATTTTCTGTACAACTCTCTCGAGCAGGAGAGAAAAAGGGACGAGAGAGCGAGCTCATACGCATCAGTGGCGTATATCCCCCACCTCAGCGAGAAGGTTGGGAAAGCGCTACGCAAACACGGCGTTGTTGCTGCATACAAGCCAAACAACAAGATCAAGAACACAGTTTTCAGCAAATTGAAGGATAAAATCCCCATGATGCAGCAGACAAACGTCGTGTACAGCGTACCGTGCGGAGCCTGCGCCGACAAGGTGTACATCGGACAAACCTCGCAGAAGCTTGAGAAGAGGCTGAAACAACACAAGGACGCGGTCAGAACCAACAACCCCAGCTCTGGTCTCGCCCAGCACTCTTTGGAGTTAGGACATGTTTTCGACTTCTCCCGTGCGAGCATTTTGGAGAAGGTCGAAACAGAGAGACTGAGATGTACAGCAGAGATGTTACACATCAAAATGAGGGGCAGTGGAGCAGTCAACCTGCAGAGAGAGTCGGCGTCGCTCTCGTCGTCGTACAACTGCCTGCTCAAGAAGATACGCGAGACGGAAAGAGCGACGCGGTCAGCTGTAGCAGATCAGGCGACCCAGCAGGAGGAGTAGCAGCTGGAAGGTTTAAGGTAGCTTGTGTGATTGTAGTACAAATTGTGAAtaactttgtaatttttgtaactttgtaatatttttgtaattttgttctaaatagaTTCTGATGATGGCCGAAAGGAGAAAGTAGGCCGAAACGTAAAAAGAAAACgtttaaaatagtgttattattcgccgaaaaatatcaattaaaacaaaaaagtaaaaatactcggcgatcaaaaatagaaaaatgaatATCCCATTGatgaagaaaaaagaagaaatttgtgaaaaatgtaccTTATAACTAAAATTGCCGCTAAGTACGGAAGTGACACAAGTTTTACTACAAAATGTCTACTAAAAAGCGCAGTGAAATTAGCGAAGATGAAGAACAAACTGAAGTTTTTGCTTAACTGTAGAAAGTGCAAGGTTGTGCCCACATGCCTGAACTACAGAAT
Coding sequences:
- the LOC120415946 gene encoding uncharacterized protein LOC120415946 is translated as MISNYVNYQHQQHPKENNWIQQDIMRSKHFLRENDQLYVTRADKGNKVVVIGAEEYRRKMRELVNDTTTYRQLEGDPTHTILSDLNTLVKQWWTDKQISGPKKRELLLFHCNPPRIYGLPKIHKPNRPLRPVVSTIGTATYKMAKFLAGILGHLVGKTNSHVRSSFTFAEEISKVEVPDGCVMYSLDVVSLYTNIPVDKIYRCIKARYGELARYTSIPWPSFKKALKIVLENAFFQYEGKIYGQTFGVPMGSPLSSVVSDIVMEKLERKNINKLQQKNITLHVYKRYVDDCFVVGREEDITTVVDTFNSTYESLQFTLEREKDASIRFLDLTLTRAGRKIEKKWYPKQENGRYLDYLSESPRCHKRNTAIALVDRALMLTDPDKRPESIRIVKNILLTNNYPAWFISRTLKERVHFLYNSLEQERKRDERASSYASVAYIPHLSEKVGKALRKHGVVAAYKPNNKIKNTVFSKLKDKIPMMQQTNVVYSVPCGACADKVYIGQTSQKLEKRLKQHKDAVRTNNPSSGLAQHSLELGHVFDFSRASILEKVETERLRCTAEMLHIKMRGSGAVNLQRESASLSSSYNCLLKKIRETERATRSAVADQATQQEE